The proteins below are encoded in one region of Microbispora sp. NBC_01189:
- a CDS encoding phosphoenolpyruvate carboxylase — translation MAAIAPAERHNAVAEMPDELRADVRLLGGLLGQVIAEHGGPDLLADVERLRKAVIAARRRETTADEVATLVAEWPVDRAVHIARAFTCYFHLANLAEEHYRVRTLRQRDQDDVPLRESLAEAVQRLRGDDRLQELIDGLEFRPVLTAHPTEARRRAIVTAIQRISAQLDAYNMPGRGAAEREEAHRRLLEEIDLLWRTEQLRHTKLDPLDEVRTAMAAFDETLFRTVPLIYRSLDAALGPGTGTREPQARAYIRYGSWIGGDRDGNPNVTAKVTREAMQIQAEHVLIALENATTRIGRSLTLAGIFTPPSAGLRAALAQAEDDHPDLVSEMATRSPMEPHRQWLMFVAAKIAATRRRDLDLAYRAPAELLADLRLAQDSLRGAGAVRQAYGELQHLIWQVETFGFHLAELEVRQHSAVHAAALREIASGTLSERTEEVLATIRVIGWIQERFGVTACSRYVVSFTRSSEDIAAVYELARHALGDRAPVLDVVPLFESGEDLDNSTTVLEGMAALEPVRRRLAANGRRMEVMLGYSDSAKELGPAAATLRLYDAQAALTAWAAANDVRLTLFHGRGGALGRGGGPANRAVLAQAPGSVAGRFKVTEQGEVIFARYGHSAIAKRHIEQVTNAVLLASTSAVESSTAEAAAKFRRLADLVASASERAYRGLTEAQGFPEWFALVSPLEELGSLRLGSRPARRGLGAPRSLDDLRAIPWVFSWAQTRVNLPGWYGLGSGLAAVVTDGGMAELRAAYREWPLFAALLDNAEMSLAKTDRAIASRYLGLGGRSDFAEQVLEEYDLTRRLVLEVTGHTRLLENRRVLSRAVQLRDPYVDALSHLQLRALSALRASSDLSEEERERLSTLLLLSVNGVAAGLQNTG, via the coding sequence ATGGCCGCCATCGCTCCTGCCGAACGACACAACGCCGTAGCGGAGATGCCGGATGAGCTCCGCGCGGACGTGCGCCTCCTGGGTGGACTGCTGGGTCAGGTGATCGCCGAGCACGGCGGCCCCGACCTCCTCGCCGACGTGGAACGGCTCCGGAAGGCGGTGATCGCGGCCCGGCGCCGGGAGACGACCGCCGACGAGGTCGCGACCCTGGTCGCCGAATGGCCGGTGGACCGCGCCGTGCACATCGCCCGCGCCTTCACCTGCTACTTCCACCTCGCCAACCTCGCCGAGGAGCACTACCGGGTGCGTACGCTCCGGCAGCGCGACCAGGACGACGTGCCGCTGCGCGAGTCGCTCGCCGAGGCCGTCCAGCGCCTGCGCGGGGACGACCGCCTCCAGGAGCTGATCGACGGGCTGGAGTTCCGGCCGGTGCTCACCGCGCACCCGACCGAGGCGCGGCGCCGCGCGATCGTCACCGCCATCCAGCGGATCAGCGCGCAACTCGACGCCTACAACATGCCGGGACGGGGGGCCGCCGAGCGCGAGGAGGCCCACCGGCGGCTGCTGGAGGAGATCGACCTCCTCTGGCGGACCGAGCAGCTCCGGCACACCAAACTCGACCCCCTGGACGAGGTCCGCACCGCGATGGCGGCGTTCGACGAGACGCTCTTCCGCACGGTGCCGCTGATCTACCGGTCGCTCGACGCGGCGCTCGGCCCGGGCACCGGGACGCGGGAGCCGCAGGCCAGGGCGTACATCCGCTACGGAAGCTGGATCGGCGGCGACCGCGACGGCAACCCCAACGTCACCGCCAAGGTGACCAGGGAGGCCATGCAGATCCAGGCCGAGCACGTGCTCATCGCGCTGGAGAACGCCACCACCAGGATCGGCAGGTCGCTGACCCTGGCCGGGATCTTCACGCCGCCGTCCGCCGGGCTGCGGGCGGCGCTCGCCCAGGCCGAGGACGACCACCCCGACCTGGTGTCGGAGATGGCCACCCGCTCGCCGATGGAGCCGCACCGCCAGTGGCTGATGTTCGTGGCGGCCAAGATCGCCGCGACCCGCCGTCGTGACCTCGATCTCGCCTACCGCGCCCCGGCGGAGCTGCTCGCCGACCTGCGGCTCGCGCAGGACTCCCTGCGCGGCGCGGGCGCCGTACGGCAGGCGTACGGCGAGCTGCAGCACCTGATCTGGCAGGTCGAGACCTTCGGCTTCCACCTCGCGGAGCTGGAGGTGCGCCAGCACTCGGCGGTCCACGCGGCGGCGCTGCGGGAGATCGCGTCCGGCACGTTGTCCGAGCGCACCGAGGAGGTCCTGGCCACGATCCGGGTGATCGGCTGGATCCAGGAGCGCTTCGGCGTGACCGCCTGCTCCCGGTATGTCGTCTCGTTCACCCGATCGTCCGAGGACATCGCCGCCGTTTACGAGCTGGCCCGGCACGCCCTGGGCGACCGGGCTCCGGTGCTCGACGTGGTTCCGCTGTTCGAGTCGGGGGAGGACCTCGACAACTCCACCACGGTTCTCGAGGGCATGGCCGCGCTGGAGCCGGTGCGCAGGCGGCTCGCCGCCAACGGGCGGCGCATGGAGGTCATGCTCGGCTACTCCGATTCGGCCAAGGAGCTCGGCCCGGCGGCGGCCACCCTGCGCCTGTACGACGCGCAGGCGGCGCTGACCGCCTGGGCGGCGGCCAACGACGTCCGGCTCACGCTCTTCCACGGCCGCGGCGGCGCGCTCGGCCGCGGCGGCGGCCCGGCCAACCGCGCCGTGCTCGCCCAGGCCCCCGGGTCGGTGGCCGGCCGGTTCAAGGTCACCGAGCAGGGCGAGGTCATCTTCGCCCGGTACGGCCACTCCGCCATCGCCAAGCGCCACATCGAGCAGGTCACCAACGCCGTGCTGCTGGCGTCCACCTCGGCGGTGGAGTCGAGCACGGCCGAGGCGGCGGCCAAGTTCCGCCGGCTCGCCGACCTCGTCGCCTCGGCCTCCGAGCGCGCGTACCGGGGGCTGACCGAGGCCCAGGGCTTCCCCGAGTGGTTCGCGCTGGTCAGCCCGCTGGAGGAGCTCGGCTCGCTGCGGCTCGGCTCCCGGCCCGCACGGCGCGGCCTCGGCGCGCCCCGCTCGCTCGACGACCTGCGGGCCATCCCCTGGGTCTTCTCGTGGGCGCAGACCCGGGTCAACCTCCCCGGCTGGTACGGCCTCGGCAGCGGCCTCGCCGCCGTGGTCACCGACGGCGGCATGGCCGAACTACGCGCGGCGTACCGGGAGTGGCCGCTGTTCGCCGCGCTGCTGGACAACGCGGAGATGTCGCTGGCCAAGACCGACCGGGCCATCGCGTCCCGCTACCTCGGGCTGGGCGGGCGGAGCGACTTCGCCGAGCAGGTCCTGGAGGAGTACGACCTGACGAGGCGGCTGGTGCTGGAGGTGACCGGCCACACGCGCCTGCTGGAGAACCGGCGGGTCCTCTCGCGGGCCGTGCAGCTCCGCGATCCGTACGTGGACGCGCTCAGCCACCTGCAACTGCGCGCGCTGTCGGCGCTGCGGGCGTCCTCCGACCTGTCGGAGGAGGAGCGCGAGCGCCTGTCCACGCTGCTGCTGCTGAGCGTGAACGGCGTCGCCGCCGGCCTGCAGAACACCGGCTGA
- the fdhD gene encoding formate dehydrogenase accessory sulfurtransferase FdhD, with protein MREDGGEGLPARPGPVTRFRVRRVSGSAVHDRRDDIATEEPLEIRLLAAGGDARTVAITMRTPGADFELAAGFLHGEGIIGPGGIAAVGYCTDEDLDPEARYNTVTVRLTAPELPDMTSVQRNFLTSSACGVCGTASLDALRDRCPAPAVRPPVGVSATTLYALPDRLRAAQGVFGRTGGLHAAGLFTPEGAPLAVREDVGRHNAVDKLVGWALMGGTLPLDRHVLLVSGRVSYEIMQKAASAGIQIVCAVSAPSSLAVDLAREFGVTLVGFLRDERFNVYACPERIDVEREPSVPAAPAQ; from the coding sequence ATGCGAGAGGACGGCGGGGAGGGGCTGCCGGCCCGTCCGGGGCCGGTCACGCGGTTCCGCGTCCGGAGGGTGTCGGGATCGGCCGTACACGACCGGCGGGACGATATCGCCACCGAGGAGCCCCTGGAGATCCGGCTGCTGGCCGCGGGCGGCGACGCCCGCACGGTGGCGATCACGATGCGGACGCCGGGCGCGGACTTCGAGCTCGCGGCGGGGTTCCTGCACGGCGAGGGGATCATCGGCCCCGGCGGCATCGCCGCCGTCGGCTACTGCACGGACGAGGACCTGGACCCCGAGGCGCGCTACAACACCGTGACCGTACGGCTCACCGCGCCCGAACTACCCGACATGACCTCCGTCCAGCGGAACTTCCTGACGTCGAGCGCGTGCGGCGTCTGCGGCACGGCCAGCCTGGACGCCCTGCGTGACCGCTGCCCGGCGCCGGCCGTCCGCCCGCCGGTCGGCGTGTCCGCCACGACCCTGTACGCCCTGCCGGACCGGCTGCGCGCGGCCCAGGGGGTCTTCGGCCGGACGGGCGGGCTGCACGCCGCCGGGCTGTTCACGCCCGAGGGCGCTCCCCTGGCCGTACGGGAGGACGTGGGGCGGCACAACGCGGTCGACAAGCTGGTCGGCTGGGCGCTGATGGGCGGCACGCTCCCCCTCGACCGGCACGTCCTGCTGGTCAGCGGCCGCGTCAGCTACGAGATCATGCAGAAGGCCGCGAGCGCCGGGATCCAGATCGTCTGCGCCGTCTCCGCGCCCTCGTCGCTCGCCGTCGACCTCGCCCGCGAGTTCGGCGTCACGCTCGTGGGCTTCCTGCGCGACGAGCGCTTCAACGTCTACGCCTGCCCGGAGAGGATCGACGTCGAGCGGGAGCCGTCGGTCCCGGCCGCTCCCGCACAGTGA
- a CDS encoding biotin--[acetyl-CoA-carboxylase] ligase produces the protein MPDSPYADLDRPPLSEAALTRALVRPGSLWSSVRVVERTGSTNADLARTVRDTPGEGAVLVAEAQFAGRGRLGRPWSAPPRSGLTFSMLLRPEVPIARQGWLALLVGLAAASAVRRIAELDVRLKWPNDLMIGERKLAGILAERVDRVVVIGMGLNVSLRREELPVERATSLAVENAACTDRDPLLRAILREVESHYRDWVAAGGDPDASGLRAAYLAWSATVGQDVRVELPGERVITGRAAGIDPAGHLLVRGEDGEHSLSAGDVVHVRPGSIT, from the coding sequence GTGCCCGACTCGCCGTACGCCGACCTCGATCGGCCCCCGCTGTCCGAGGCCGCGCTGACCAGGGCGCTGGTGCGCCCCGGATCGCTGTGGTCGTCCGTGCGCGTGGTCGAGCGGACCGGTTCCACCAACGCCGACCTCGCCAGGACCGTGCGGGACACCCCCGGCGAGGGCGCCGTGCTGGTCGCGGAGGCGCAGTTCGCGGGCCGGGGACGGCTCGGCCGCCCCTGGAGCGCGCCGCCGCGCTCGGGGCTGACGTTCTCGATGCTGCTGCGGCCGGAGGTGCCGATCGCGCGGCAGGGCTGGCTGGCCCTGCTGGTGGGCCTCGCCGCCGCCTCCGCCGTACGGCGGATCGCCGAGCTGGACGTACGGCTGAAGTGGCCGAACGACCTCATGATCGGAGAGCGCAAGCTGGCCGGCATCCTGGCCGAGCGGGTCGACCGGGTGGTCGTCATCGGCATGGGCCTCAACGTCTCGCTGCGGCGGGAGGAACTGCCCGTCGAACGGGCCACGTCCCTCGCGGTGGAGAACGCCGCCTGCACCGACCGCGACCCGCTGCTGCGCGCGATCCTGCGGGAGGTCGAGTCGCACTACCGCGACTGGGTGGCCGCCGGCGGCGACCCGGACGCCTCGGGCCTGCGCGCGGCCTATCTCGCCTGGTCGGCGACCGTGGGCCAGGACGTACGGGTCGAACTGCCCGGCGAGCGGGTGATCACCGGCCGGGCCGCCGGCATCGACCCGGCGGGCCACCTGCTCGTGCGCGGCGAGGACGGGGAGCACTCGCTCAGCGCCGGCGACGTCGTCCACGTCAGGCCCGGATCGATCACGTAG
- a CDS encoding PH domain-containing protein produces the protein MGLPDHYLTEGERVVLSFHPHWKRLILPVLAFVVVLAAAVAAFVLIPGDYEYAGLARGAVAVVAFVALVLWTLIPYLRWVTTSYTLTSHRFAISVGVLNKSEDDIPLAKVSSVSSDQRFLERILGCGTLRVESASEKGDIDYREIPQIQRVRHELFRLVEDAADGNIDGD, from the coding sequence ATGGGTCTCCCGGATCACTATCTGACCGAGGGCGAGCGGGTCGTTCTGTCGTTCCATCCGCACTGGAAGCGGCTCATCCTGCCGGTTCTCGCCTTCGTCGTCGTCCTCGCCGCCGCCGTCGCGGCCTTCGTCCTCATCCCCGGCGACTACGAGTACGCGGGGCTCGCCCGCGGCGCGGTGGCCGTGGTCGCCTTCGTCGCGCTGGTCCTGTGGACGCTCATCCCCTATCTGCGCTGGGTGACGACCTCCTACACGCTGACCTCACACCGATTCGCCATCAGCGTCGGGGTGCTGAACAAGTCGGAGGACGACATCCCGCTGGCCAAGGTGAGCAGCGTGAGCTCCGACCAGCGCTTCCTGGAGCGCATCCTGGGCTGTGGCACGCTCCGGGTCGAGTCGGCCTCGGAGAAGGGCGACATCGACTACCGGGAGATCCCCCAGATCCAGCGCGTACGGCACGAGCTGTTCCGGCTGGTGGAGGATGCCGCGGACGGGAACATCGACGGGGACTAG
- a CDS encoding adenylate/guanylate cyclase domain-containing protein yields the protein METSGRPGADDMRRLFLGPPPAYTRRQVAEAAGIPQDLAARIWRALGFATLADDAVAFTDADLEALHRIRDLLDAEMLDERSVIRMARALGRNTARLAQWQAEIMVDALIEPGARQGEERLRQVMDTVSRLLPDFERTLVHVWRSQLAATASRLVSLAEPGEPGGDASPTRPRLAVGFADLVAFTRVSRELDELALADLVEGFESRASDVIAAHDGRLVKTLGDEVLFTASGPRTAALIALDLLDELKRDAEGPDVRVGLAYGPVLPAMGDVFGTTVNLAARLTAIARPGTILADSEMAAALTGAAGVDLVKLRRRPARGLGVVEPYVLRRSSRES from the coding sequence GTGGAGACAAGCGGGCGGCCCGGCGCCGACGACATGCGGCGGCTGTTCCTGGGGCCGCCGCCGGCGTACACGCGGCGGCAGGTCGCCGAGGCGGCGGGGATCCCGCAGGACCTCGCCGCGCGGATCTGGCGGGCCCTCGGCTTCGCGACGCTCGCCGACGACGCGGTGGCGTTCACGGACGCCGACCTGGAGGCCCTGCACCGCATCCGCGACCTACTGGACGCGGAGATGCTCGACGAGCGGTCCGTGATCCGCATGGCGCGCGCGCTCGGCCGCAACACCGCGCGGCTCGCGCAGTGGCAGGCCGAGATCATGGTGGACGCGCTGATCGAGCCCGGAGCGCGGCAGGGCGAGGAGCGGCTCCGGCAGGTGATGGACACGGTCAGCCGCCTGCTGCCGGACTTCGAGCGGACGCTGGTGCACGTCTGGCGGTCGCAGCTCGCCGCGACCGCGAGCCGGCTGGTCAGCCTCGCCGAGCCCGGCGAGCCGGGCGGGGACGCCTCCCCGACCCGCCCGAGGCTCGCGGTCGGGTTCGCCGACCTCGTGGCCTTCACCCGGGTGTCCCGCGAGCTGGACGAACTGGCGCTGGCCGACCTGGTCGAGGGGTTCGAGTCGCGGGCCTCCGACGTGATCGCCGCCCACGACGGGCGGCTGGTGAAGACGCTCGGCGACGAGGTGCTCTTCACGGCCTCGGGCCCGCGCACCGCGGCCCTGATCGCGCTCGACCTGCTCGACGAGCTCAAGCGGGACGCCGAGGGGCCGGACGTGCGGGTCGGGCTGGCGTACGGCCCGGTGCTGCCCGCGATGGGCGACGTCTTCGGCACGACGGTGAACCTGGCGGCGCGGCTCACCGCCATCGCCCGGCCGGGCACGATCCTCGCCGACAGCGAGATGGCCGCGGCGCTCACCGGCGCGGCCGGCGTCGACCTGGTGAAACTGCGCCGCCGCCCCGCACGCGGGCTCGGCGTCGTGGAGCCGTATGTTCTGAGGAGATCCAGCAGAGAGAGTTGA
- a CDS encoding S-(hydroxymethyl)mycothiol dehydrogenase: MPYEVQGVVARGKGEAVTLETVVVPDPGPGEAVVNVQACGVCHTDLHYREGGINDEFPFLLGHEAAGVVEAVGEGVTEVAPGDYVILNWRAVCGQCRACLRGRPWYCFNTHNAAQKMALADGTVLSPALGIGAFAEKTLVAAGQCTKVDPAAIPAVAGLLGCGVMAGLGAAINTGGVTRGDSVAVIGCGGVGNAAILGSNLAGARTIIAVDVDDRKLDWARRFGATHTVNSREADAVAAIRDLTGGFGADVVIEAVGRPETYKQAFYARDLAGTVVLVGVPTPEMTLELPLLDVFGRGGALKSSWYGDCLPSRDFPMLIDLYLQGRLDLDGFVSETIALDQVEEAFGKMHRGEVLRSVVVL; encoded by the coding sequence ATGCCGTACGAAGTCCAGGGCGTGGTGGCACGGGGCAAGGGAGAGGCGGTGACACTGGAGACGGTCGTCGTCCCGGACCCGGGGCCCGGCGAGGCGGTCGTGAACGTGCAGGCCTGCGGCGTCTGCCACACCGATCTCCACTACCGCGAGGGCGGCATCAACGACGAGTTCCCGTTCCTGCTGGGCCACGAGGCCGCGGGCGTCGTCGAGGCGGTCGGCGAGGGCGTGACCGAGGTCGCGCCGGGCGACTACGTGATCCTCAACTGGCGGGCGGTCTGCGGGCAGTGCCGGGCGTGCCTGCGGGGCCGGCCGTGGTACTGCTTCAACACCCACAACGCCGCCCAGAAGATGGCCCTGGCCGACGGCACCGTGCTCAGCCCGGCGCTCGGCATCGGGGCGTTCGCGGAGAAGACCCTGGTGGCCGCGGGCCAGTGCACGAAGGTCGACCCGGCCGCGATCCCGGCCGTCGCCGGCCTCCTCGGCTGCGGCGTGATGGCGGGCCTCGGCGCCGCGATCAACACCGGCGGCGTCACCCGCGGCGACTCGGTGGCGGTGATCGGCTGCGGCGGCGTGGGCAACGCGGCGATCCTCGGGTCGAACCTCGCCGGGGCGCGGACGATCATCGCGGTGGACGTCGACGACCGCAAGCTCGACTGGGCCCGCCGCTTCGGCGCCACCCACACCGTGAACTCGCGGGAGGCCGACGCCGTGGCGGCGATCCGCGACCTGACCGGTGGTTTCGGCGCCGACGTGGTGATCGAGGCGGTGGGCCGCCCGGAGACGTACAAGCAGGCCTTCTACGCCCGCGACCTAGCCGGGACCGTCGTGCTCGTCGGGGTGCCGACGCCCGAGATGACCCTCGAACTCCCCCTGCTCGACGTGTTCGGCCGCGGCGGCGCGCTCAAGTCGTCCTGGTACGGCGACTGCCTGCCCAGCCGCGACTTCCCCATGCTGATCGACCTCTACCTGCAGGGGCGGCTCGACCTCGACGGGTTCGTCTCCGAGACCATCGCCCTCGACCAGGTCGAGGAGGCGTTCGGCAAGATGCACCGCGGGGAGGTGCTGCGCTCCGTCGTGGTGCTCTGA
- a CDS encoding (2Fe-2S)-binding protein: protein MYVCICRAVTENEVHDCITAGARTARQVRDATGAGGDCASCVRKICAILKRSDDLVTSA from the coding sequence ATGTACGTGTGCATCTGCCGCGCGGTCACCGAGAACGAGGTGCACGACTGCATCACGGCGGGGGCGCGGACGGCTCGTCAGGTGCGGGACGCCACCGGCGCCGGGGGGGACTGCGCGTCATGTGTCCGAAAGATCTGTGCCATCCTGAAACGGTCAGACGACCTGGTCACCAGCGCATAG
- the bfr gene encoding bacterioferritin yields MQGDKEIIALLNEQLTSELTAINQYFLHAKLQENWGYTKLAALTRAESIDEMRHAEELTDRILFLEGLPNYQKLNTLHIGQTVKEQLQADLELEVEVVRRLRPGIALMRERGDITSATLFERILADEEHHIDYLETELGLLESLGEQLYLQRYAEPPSPA; encoded by the coding sequence ATGCAGGGCGACAAGGAGATCATCGCGCTGCTCAACGAGCAGCTCACCTCCGAGCTCACCGCCATCAACCAATACTTCCTGCACGCCAAGCTGCAGGAGAACTGGGGATACACCAAGCTCGCCGCCCTGACGAGGGCGGAGTCGATAGACGAGATGCGGCACGCGGAGGAGCTCACCGACCGGATCCTCTTCTTAGAGGGCCTGCCGAACTACCAGAAGCTCAACACCCTCCACATCGGCCAGACCGTGAAGGAGCAGCTCCAGGCCGACCTGGAGCTTGAGGTCGAGGTGGTCAGGCGGCTGCGGCCGGGGATCGCCCTCATGCGGGAGCGGGGGGACATCACTTCCGCCACGCTGTTCGAGCGGATCCTCGCCGACGAGGAGCACCACATCGACTACCTGGAGACCGAGCTCGGCCTCCTGGAGAGTCTGGGCGAGCAGCTCTACCTCCAGCGGTACGCGGAGCCGCCGTCGCCCGCCTGA
- a CDS encoding response regulator transcription factor, with the protein MTCVLLAEDDTSISEPLARALRREGYQVEVSPDGPQALERALSGGVDLIVLDLGLPEMDGLEVARRIRAEGHGTPVLILTARVDEVDTVVGLDAGADDYVTKPFRLAELLARVRALLRRGTSETPVVQGVRIDADSRRAWMGDKELHLTTKEFDLLRVLVRDAGKVVTREQIMREVWDTNWWGSTKTLDMHISWLRRKLGDDAAKPRYITTVRGVGFRFERE; encoded by the coding sequence ATGACCTGCGTACTTCTCGCCGAGGATGACACCTCGATATCCGAGCCCCTGGCGCGCGCACTGCGCCGGGAGGGCTATCAGGTGGAGGTGAGCCCGGATGGCCCGCAGGCCCTGGAGAGGGCCTTGTCGGGGGGCGTCGACCTGATTGTTCTCGACCTCGGTCTGCCAGAAATGGACGGGCTGGAGGTCGCGCGCCGCATTCGCGCGGAGGGACACGGGACTCCGGTCCTGATCCTCACCGCCCGTGTCGACGAAGTCGACACCGTCGTCGGTCTCGACGCGGGGGCCGACGACTATGTGACCAAGCCGTTCCGGCTGGCGGAGTTGCTCGCCCGTGTGCGGGCGCTGCTCCGGCGCGGAACATCGGAGACCCCGGTGGTGCAGGGCGTCCGCATCGACGCCGACTCCCGCCGGGCCTGGATGGGGGACAAGGAGCTGCATCTCACCACCAAGGAGTTCGACCTGCTGCGCGTGCTCGTACGGGACGCAGGCAAGGTCGTCACCCGCGAGCAGATCATGCGCGAGGTGTGGGACACCAACTGGTGGGGTTCGACCAAGACACTGGACATGCACATTTCCTGGCTGCGCCGGAAGCTGGGCGACGACGCGGCCAAACCGCGCTACATCACCACCGTTCGTGGGGTCGGCTTCCGCTTCGAGCGCGAGTAG
- a CDS encoding ATP-binding protein, which translates to MRRRLLASMLLVAVIAVLLLGVPLGVVVVRLINEDAAQELHSEANRLLIGVEYSVSQQQPISPEQLARNYPDRYLQVYVRGNRPIIAGTPPPDGRDLTEEARSENGYVRVSRDSAQIQRDTRARLVLIIALAIAALGAAIGLATVTSRRLSLPLQDLTRIAERLGSGDARPSRHRYGVPELDLVAEVLDRSALRISDLLAREREFATDASHQLRTPLTGLTMRLEEIVAAAGQPEVVREEGEAAIVQVERLTAVIDELLAAARRQRHAQAGPLDVDDVVGQQIVEWEPAFRRVHRSLVLAGDRGLRALGTTGGLSQVLATLLENSLKHGDGVLTINTSSAGKSVVIEVGDEGPGIPEALGQRVFERNVSGGGGTGLGLTLARALVAADGGRLELVKRSPATFAIFLRHDRDNDRRRVVSGPA; encoded by the coding sequence ATGCGCCGGCGCCTGCTTGCCTCCATGCTGCTCGTCGCGGTCATCGCGGTTCTGCTGTTAGGCGTGCCTCTGGGCGTGGTCGTCGTACGGTTGATCAACGAGGACGCCGCCCAGGAGCTGCATTCGGAGGCGAACCGGCTGCTGATCGGGGTGGAGTATTCCGTCAGCCAGCAGCAGCCGATCAGTCCGGAGCAGCTCGCACGGAACTACCCGGACAGATACCTCCAGGTGTACGTCCGCGGGAACCGGCCGATCATCGCCGGCACGCCTCCGCCGGACGGCCGCGACCTGACCGAGGAGGCTCGCTCCGAGAACGGCTACGTACGCGTCAGCCGTGACTCGGCCCAGATCCAGCGGGATACCCGGGCGCGGCTGGTGCTGATCATCGCGCTCGCGATCGCGGCGCTCGGCGCCGCGATCGGGCTGGCCACCGTGACCTCACGCCGCCTGAGCCTGCCGCTCCAAGACCTCACCAGGATCGCGGAGCGGCTGGGCTCGGGCGACGCGAGGCCCAGCAGGCACCGCTACGGCGTTCCGGAGCTCGACCTCGTGGCGGAGGTGCTGGACCGCAGCGCGCTGCGGATCTCCGATCTGCTCGCCCGTGAGCGCGAGTTCGCCACCGACGCCTCCCACCAGCTGCGTACGCCGCTGACCGGGCTGACCATGCGCCTGGAGGAGATCGTCGCCGCGGCCGGGCAGCCCGAGGTGGTCCGCGAGGAGGGCGAGGCCGCCATCGTGCAGGTCGAGCGGCTGACCGCGGTGATCGACGAGTTACTCGCCGCGGCCCGCAGGCAGCGCCACGCCCAGGCCGGGCCGCTCGACGTGGACGACGTGGTCGGCCAGCAGATCGTCGAGTGGGAGCCCGCGTTCCGCCGGGTCCATCGGTCGCTGGTGCTGGCGGGAGACCGCGGCCTGCGCGCCCTCGGCACGACGGGCGGGCTCAGCCAGGTGCTGGCCACCCTGCTGGAGAACTCGCTGAAGCACGGTGACGGCGTGCTGACGATCAACACCTCTAGTGCGGGCAAGTCCGTGGTGATCGAGGTGGGCGACGAGGGACCGGGCATCCCCGAGGCCCTCGGTCAGCGCGTCTTCGAGCGGAACGTGAGCGGCGGCGGCGGCACCGGCCTGGGGCTGACCCTCGCCCGCGCCCTCGTCGCCGCCGACGGCGGCCGGCTCGAACTCGTCAAGCGCAGCCCGGCGACCTTCGCCATCTTCCTGCGGCACGACCGCGACAACGACCGTCGCCGCGTGGTCTCCGGCCCGGCCTGA
- a CDS encoding GtrA family protein, protein MQFLRRAYERFATLIHELIKFGAVGAIAFVIDFGGTNLLRFGVGLGPLSSKVVATIVAATFAYAGNRFWTYRHRQQSGLAREYVLFFLLNGVGLLPSLLTIGFVSYTLNLHDTVSYNIAQAVGLVLGTLFRLWSYKKWVFLATPEPVESEGPAGGVEALVVSAAKAGSPKNDAPKIGVPKNGSPRNGSPGNGARKTGKKARAKARAAVAADVSAQPGPITAR, encoded by the coding sequence GTGCAGTTTCTACGACGCGCCTACGAGCGGTTCGCCACGCTCATCCACGAGTTGATCAAGTTCGGAGCGGTAGGCGCCATCGCGTTCGTCATCGACTTCGGCGGCACCAACCTACTGCGGTTCGGCGTCGGCCTGGGCCCGCTGTCCTCGAAGGTCGTGGCCACGATCGTCGCCGCCACGTTCGCCTACGCGGGCAACCGCTTCTGGACCTACCGGCATCGGCAGCAGAGCGGCCTGGCCCGCGAGTATGTCCTGTTCTTCCTGCTGAACGGCGTCGGCCTGCTGCCCTCGCTGCTCACCATCGGTTTCGTGTCGTACACGCTGAACCTGCACGACACGGTGAGCTACAACATCGCCCAGGCCGTCGGCCTGGTCCTCGGCACGTTGTTCCGCCTCTGGTCGTACAAGAAGTGGGTCTTCCTCGCGACTCCGGAGCCGGTCGAGAGCGAGGGCCCCGCCGGGGGCGTCGAGGCGCTGGTCGTGTCCGCCGCGAAGGCCGGCTCTCCGAAGAACGACGCCCCAAAGATCGGCGTCCCGAAGAACGGCTCGCCCAGGAACGGCTCTCCTGGGAACGGCGCTCGGAAGACCGGCAAGAAGGCCCGGGCGAAGGCGAGAGCGGCGGTCGCGGCGGACGTCTCGGCGCAGCCCGGCCCGATCACCGCTCGCTGA